In a single window of the Ruminococcus albus 7 = DSM 20455 genome:
- a CDS encoding SpoIIE family protein phosphatase, which produces MFQNVKTAPSGSAGAKQRSSKRAAVKKWQYRIGAFICGLLTGLSVTLGFPSFMCAAAASLAGDNSPAVFLGTLLAFILNRGIEAGIVQICSVLVITAIHFIDPLGDKRDEPVYRSLVVSGVLMLFSCVITAAIPGDFYHASMRMINSLLAGCTVFITMTIRTASKRSGIYDLTGINGVFAGMLCIIAVSITASVNLFVVNLGRTIGAFILLQAARRYRSFGGAVAGALTACGVLICDPSLARNTLLLATAGLICGVFVQFGRLAEVMSFLVTALISLVAVGINGDTYHMFADIVAGSLMFLMIPSDKIKRMGKRISGFRSTPELIGQTTAARLMLAGQTLGEIRRQLDMVTVTMDRNTASRTASSEVRRCVCTDCPSYRLCFEKNDSTAGAFDKLQMILDCGGSITDEQVRSNVGCCDRPALVCEAFNDLEKHILEDKAENIRMKELRTMLTDQLLSMEDILSDLSYRSSQVHSIDTGLSESVREQLAVMGYRGARVCVYVDNDLCCRADAFIKGSFSGDIAMLTASVSSILDCDMGLPDITGDNGITRISFAELPAFTAETAVFSASASGEYSGDSYDIFDVDGCEKYLVLSDGMGTGKRARLDSSFTVSLSRKLITSGLSLTTVHRLVSSMLRVKGWEESFATMDILRLDLCGGRASLLKAGAVSSWLCRDGSAMPLGEISFPAGILSDCPPDKCEIKLFDGDLIIMTSDGADDVSSQLIADTAAASDGCDINELVQQLGEFVNDRRKGMRGDDITIMAVRIGTQKE; this is translated from the coding sequence ATGTTTCAAAATGTAAAAACAGCTCCCTCCGGATCAGCCGGTGCAAAACAGAGGTCTTCCAAAAGGGCGGCAGTAAAAAAATGGCAGTATCGTATAGGCGCATTCATATGCGGGCTCCTGACAGGACTTTCCGTCACACTCGGATTTCCGTCTTTCATGTGCGCAGCGGCAGCATCTCTGGCAGGTGATAATTCACCCGCCGTATTTCTCGGGACGCTGCTTGCGTTCATCCTGAACCGCGGTATCGAGGCAGGGATAGTGCAGATATGCTCTGTGCTGGTAATAACAGCCATCCACTTCATCGACCCCCTCGGTGACAAACGCGATGAGCCTGTTTACCGCTCACTGGTAGTATCAGGTGTACTTATGCTGTTCTCATGCGTTATAACAGCAGCTATCCCCGGCGATTTCTACCATGCTTCAATGAGGATGATAAATTCACTTCTTGCAGGCTGTACGGTATTCATCACCATGACGATCCGCACCGCATCAAAGCGCAGCGGTATATACGATCTTACCGGTATCAACGGAGTATTCGCAGGTATGCTGTGCATAATTGCCGTGAGTATTACCGCCTCGGTGAATTTATTCGTCGTGAACCTCGGAAGGACCATCGGTGCGTTCATTCTTCTGCAAGCCGCACGAAGATACAGAAGTTTCGGCGGTGCAGTGGCAGGTGCACTGACAGCCTGCGGAGTACTGATATGTGATCCGAGTCTTGCAAGGAACACACTTCTTCTCGCAACAGCCGGGCTGATATGCGGAGTATTCGTACAATTCGGCAGGCTGGCAGAGGTCATGAGCTTTCTTGTAACTGCCCTCATAAGCCTTGTAGCTGTCGGCATCAACGGTGATACATATCATATGTTCGCGGATATCGTTGCAGGTTCTCTCATGTTCCTGATGATACCTTCGGACAAGATAAAACGCATGGGCAAGCGTATATCAGGCTTCCGCAGTACTCCCGAACTCATAGGGCAGACTACTGCCGCACGGCTGATGCTGGCAGGTCAGACCCTTGGCGAAATACGCAGGCAGCTCGATATGGTAACTGTTACTATGGACAGAAATACCGCTTCACGAACTGCTTCATCGGAGGTAAGGCGCTGTGTTTGTACCGACTGCCCTTCATACAGACTATGCTTCGAGAAAAACGATAGTACAGCAGGTGCTTTTGATAAACTGCAGATGATCCTCGACTGTGGCGGCAGCATAACCGACGAGCAGGTTCGCAGTAACGTTGGCTGCTGCGACAGACCCGCACTGGTTTGCGAAGCCTTCAATGACCTTGAAAAGCACATCCTTGAGGATAAGGCTGAAAATATCCGAATGAAGGAGCTTCGCACCATGCTGACAGACCAGCTCCTCTCCATGGAGGATATCCTTTCCGACCTCTCGTACCGTTCATCACAGGTGCATTCCATTGATACGGGACTATCAGAGAGCGTCCGCGAACAGCTGGCTGTAATGGGATACCGCGGAGCCAGAGTCTGCGTTTATGTGGACAATGACCTCTGCTGCAGAGCCGATGCCTTTATAAAAGGCAGCTTTTCAGGAGATATCGCTATGCTTACAGCCTCGGTATCATCTATACTGGATTGTGATATGGGGCTGCCTGATATAACAGGCGACAACGGCATTACAAGGATATCCTTTGCCGAACTCCCTGCATTTACCGCAGAGACCGCAGTATTTTCTGCATCTGCAAGCGGTGAATATTCAGGTGACAGTTATGATATCTTCGATGTGGACGGCTGCGAGAAATATCTCGTGCTTTCCGACGGTATGGGCACAGGCAAGCGTGCAAGGCTCGATTCATCATTCACCGTCAGCCTTAGCCGCAAGCTTATCACCTCAGGGCTTTCGCTTACCACCGTACACAGGCTGGTATCCTCCATGCTGAGGGTAAAAGGCTGGGAAGAAAGCTTTGCCACAATGGATATCCTCAGACTGGATCTGTGCGGCGGACGGGCTTCTTTACTGAAAGCCGGCGCTGTCAGCAGCTGGCTGTGCCGTGACGGTTCGGCTATGCCGCTGGGAGAGATCTCGTTCCCCGCAGGGATACTGTCAGATTGTCCGCCAGACAAGTGTGAGATAAAACTGTTTGACGGCGATCTTATAATAATGACTTCCGATGGTGCCGATGATGTATCCTCACAGCTCATCGCAGACACTGCCGCAGCATCTGACGGATGCGATATCAATGAGCTCGTACAGCAGCTCGGAGAGTTCGTTAACGACCGCCGCAAAGGCATGAGAGGCGATGATATTACTATCATGGCAGTGCGCATCGGCACACAAAAAGAATGA
- the glgB gene encoding 1,4-alpha-glucan branching protein GlgB, with product MDKMPQEYEIPLYLFHNGTNYETYRFLGCHKGVKDGNDGYYFRVWAAKARAVSLVGDFNNWDDNATPMQQLEKSEVWEVFVPGMKTFDTYKFSIVGCDGKRRCKADPYGTHMELKPQTGSKIFDIEGYKWKDDKWQKERKTKDVYNCPMNIYEVHLNSWKSCDDGVYYSYTKFANTIIPYLKDMGYTHIEFMPLAEFPFDGSWGYQGIGYYAPTSRFGTPHEFMAMIDLFHQAGISVILDWVPAHFPRDEAGLFEFDGGASYEYADPKKRDHLAWGTRVFDYGRGEVKSFLISNALYWIEQYHIDGLRVDAVASMLYLDYDRRDGEWTPNIYGGHENLEAVQFLRDLNTAVFSRCPTVLMIAEESTAWPMVTKPVSDGGLGFNFKWNMGWMNDMLKYMSYDPIDRAFHHDMLTFSFFYAFSENFVLPISHDEVVHGKASLVNKMYGGDVDKKFEQCKLFNAYMMAHPGKKLMFMGTEFAQFREWDYENGLEWFLVEEYENHRNYHAFSKRLNRFYLDHPQFWQKDFDWSGFSWIANDDFRQSIIIFRRFDAEANEVIVLCNFVPVERKSYCFGVPYKGKYTEVFNSASPDGAPMTNGTVKSQDVPMHGFEQSVCIDIPPFSCMYFEVKKDSEKKKATIKKAEHKKNSDKKKTAKEAE from the coding sequence ATGGATAAGATGCCTCAGGAATATGAGATACCTCTATACCTTTTCCACAACGGAACAAATTATGAAACATACCGTTTTCTCGGCTGCCATAAAGGCGTAAAAGACGGAAATGACGGTTATTATTTCAGAGTATGGGCTGCCAAGGCACGCGCAGTATCACTGGTAGGCGATTTCAACAACTGGGATGATAACGCCACACCTATGCAGCAGCTTGAAAAGTCGGAAGTCTGGGAAGTATTCGTCCCGGGCATGAAGACATTTGATACATATAAATTCTCCATAGTCGGCTGCGACGGCAAACGCCGCTGCAAGGCTGACCCCTATGGTACACATATGGAGCTGAAGCCCCAGACCGGCTCAAAGATATTCGATATCGAAGGCTATAAATGGAAAGACGATAAGTGGCAGAAGGAACGCAAGACCAAGGACGTTTACAACTGCCCAATGAATATATACGAAGTTCACCTGAATTCGTGGAAGTCCTGCGATGACGGTGTGTACTATTCGTATACCAAATTTGCAAATACGATAATACCTTACCTCAAGGATATGGGCTATACCCACATCGAATTCATGCCCCTGGCAGAATTCCCCTTTGACGGTTCCTGGGGTTATCAGGGCATAGGCTACTATGCACCGACCTCACGTTTTGGTACTCCCCACGAGTTCATGGCGATGATAGACCTGTTCCATCAGGCAGGGATATCCGTTATCCTCGACTGGGTACCCGCACATTTTCCAAGGGACGAGGCAGGTCTGTTTGAATTTGACGGCGGCGCAAGCTATGAGTATGCCGACCCTAAAAAGCGTGACCATCTCGCATGGGGCACAAGAGTTTTCGACTATGGAAGAGGAGAAGTAAAAAGCTTCCTTATCTCCAACGCGCTGTACTGGATAGAACAGTACCATATCGACGGTCTGCGTGTTGATGCAGTAGCCTCCATGCTGTACCTCGATTATGACAGACGCGACGGCGAATGGACACCAAATATCTACGGCGGTCACGAGAACCTCGAAGCTGTACAGTTCCTTCGTGACCTGAATACAGCCGTATTCTCCAGATGCCCCACAGTGCTTATGATAGCCGAAGAATCCACCGCATGGCCAATGGTAACAAAGCCGGTCAGCGATGGCGGTCTTGGCTTCAACTTCAAGTGGAACATGGGCTGGATGAACGATATGCTCAAATATATGAGCTATGACCCCATAGACAGAGCATTCCATCACGATATGCTGACCTTCTCGTTCTTCTACGCATTTTCGGAGAATTTCGTACTGCCTATATCCCATGATGAAGTAGTACACGGAAAAGCTTCGCTGGTAAACAAGATGTACGGCGGAGATGTTGATAAAAAGTTTGAGCAGTGCAAGCTGTTCAATGCATATATGATGGCTCACCCCGGCAAGAAGCTTATGTTCATGGGCACAGAGTTCGCCCAGTTCAGGGAGTGGGACTACGAGAACGGTCTTGAATGGTTCCTTGTAGAAGAATACGAGAACCACCGCAACTACCACGCGTTCTCAAAACGGCTGAACCGCTTCTATCTCGACCATCCTCAGTTCTGGCAGAAAGACTTCGACTGGTCGGGATTCAGCTGGATAGCAAATGACGATTTCAGACAGAGTATAATCATATTCCGCAGATTTGATGCGGAGGCGAACGAGGTCATAGTGCTTTGCAACTTTGTCCCCGTTGAGAGAAAGAGCTACTGCTTCGGAGTGCCTTACAAAGGCAAGTATACCGAAGTATTCAACTCCGCTTCTCCTGACGGCGCACCTATGACCAACGGCACTGTAAAGTCACAGGATGTGCCCATGCACGGCTTTGAACAGTCGGTATGTATAGATATACCGCCTTTCTCCTGTATGTACTTTGAAGTGAAAAAGGACAGCGAAAAGAAAAAAGCTACTATCAAAAAGGCAGAGCACAAAAAGAATTCCGACAAGAAAAAGACCGCAAAAGAAGCAGAATAA
- the rsmA gene encoding 16S rRNA (adenine(1518)-N(6)/adenine(1519)-N(6))-dimethyltransferase RsmA → MDNLSNIGVIKDVMQRHGFTFSKALGQNFLVNPSVCPRIAEMGNAKAGYGVIEIGTGVGVLTNELAKRADKVVAIEIDDRLIPVLEETLAEHDNVKVINADVMKVDLHKLIEDEFSGMEVAVCANLPYYITSPILMMLLEQRLRIRSVTVMVQKEAGTRLCAPLGTRDMGAVTVAVNYFSEPKILFNVSRGSFMPAPNVDSCVVRFDIKENTPEGVTDEAFFFKMVRAAFSQRRKTLVNSVSAGLGADKQTVAAAVENSGLQANVRPEQLLMKEFVRFGEELKKLM, encoded by the coding sequence ATGGACAATCTATCAAATATAGGCGTTATTAAAGATGTTATGCAGCGCCACGGTTTTACATTCTCAAAAGCACTGGGGCAGAATTTCCTTGTAAACCCATCGGTATGCCCCCGCATAGCCGAAATGGGCAACGCAAAGGCAGGCTACGGTGTGATAGAGATAGGCACAGGCGTAGGCGTGCTGACCAATGAACTTGCAAAGCGTGCCGATAAGGTCGTAGCCATCGAGATAGATGACCGCCTCATCCCCGTGCTTGAGGAAACGCTTGCAGAGCATGATAATGTCAAAGTAATAAATGCAGATGTAATGAAAGTCGATCTGCATAAACTCATCGAAGATGAATTCAGCGGAATGGAGGTAGCCGTATGTGCGAACCTCCCCTACTATATAACCTCACCAATACTCATGATGCTGCTTGAACAGCGTCTGAGGATACGCTCCGTGACCGTCATGGTGCAGAAAGAAGCAGGTACAAGGCTATGCGCTCCCCTCGGCACAAGGGATATGGGCGCTGTCACGGTGGCAGTGAACTACTTTTCAGAGCCTAAGATACTTTTCAATGTTTCACGCGGCAGTTTCATGCCTGCCCCGAATGTTGACAGCTGTGTCGTACGGTTCGATATCAAGGAGAACACCCCGGAAGGCGTAACTGACGAAGCATTCTTCTTCAAGATGGTAAGAGCCGCTTTCTCTCAGCGCAGAAAAACTCTGGTGAACTCCGTGTCCGCAGGACTCGGCGCAGATAAGCAGACGGTCGCCGCAGCAGTGGAAAACAGCGGTCTTCAGGCAAACGTCCGTCCCGAACAGCTTCTTATGAAGGAGTTCGTGAGGTTCGGGGAAGAACTGAAAAAACTCATGTGA
- the purE gene encoding 5-(carboxyamino)imidazole ribonucleotide mutase, with translation MKKVAVIMGSDSDFPVVSKACAELKAYGVPYECHVMSAHRTPALAADFADKAKAEGFGVIICAAGMAAHLAGVIAGHTTLPVIGIPCKSSNLDGLDALLATVQMPSGIPVATVAIDGAKNAALLAIQMLALSDEGLAEKLEKAKADMIDGVKAKDAALQEKLAAL, from the coding sequence ATGAAGAAAGTAGCAGTTATCATGGGTTCAGACAGCGATTTCCCTGTAGTATCCAAGGCTTGTGCTGAGCTGAAGGCTTATGGTGTTCCTTATGAATGTCATGTTATGAGCGCTCACAGAACACCTGCCCTTGCTGCTGATTTTGCAGACAAGGCTAAGGCTGAGGGCTTTGGTGTTATAATTTGCGCTGCGGGAATGGCTGCACATCTTGCAGGTGTTATCGCAGGACACACTACACTGCCTGTTATAGGCATCCCCTGCAAGTCGAGCAATCTTGACGGCCTTGATGCGCTGCTCGCTACAGTACAGATGCCCAGCGGCATACCTGTTGCGACTGTTGCGATAGACGGTGCTAAGAATGCTGCTTTGCTGGCAATACAGATGCTGGCACTGTCGGACGAAGGTCTGGCTGAGAAGCTTGAAAAGGCAAAGGCAGATATGATAGACGGCGTCAAGGCTAAGGACGCTGCTCTTCAGGAAAAGCTGGCTGCGCTGTGA
- a CDS encoding glucose-1-phosphate adenylyltransferase encodes MFNKKECVAMLLAGGQGSRLYALTQDVAKPAVPFGAKYRIIDFPLSNCINSGIDTVGVLTQYQPLVLNEYIGNGQPWDLDRIHGGVHVLPPYQKATGADWYSGTANAIYQNIGFIDRYDPEYVVVLSGDHIYKMDYNKMLQFHKKKEAAATIAVLDVPKHEASRFGIMITDEDDNIIDFEEKPKNPRSTLASMGIYIFTWEKLRAYLIANEKDETASKDFGKNIIPDMREAGEKLVAYRFDGYWKDVGTIESLWEANMDLINPNIPIDLYDPNWKIYSRNPVYPPQSIGKNAQIQNCMVTEGCVIDGSVEFSMISDGVIVEEGAVIYDSILMPGAVVKKGAKVEYAIVGENSVIGENCQIGARPETIEDKDSWGVAVVGHNLTISDGANVVPKAIIYENM; translated from the coding sequence ATGTTCAACAAAAAAGAATGTGTGGCTATGCTTCTCGCAGGCGGACAGGGCAGCAGACTTTATGCCCTGACTCAGGACGTTGCAAAGCCCGCAGTGCCATTCGGCGCAAAATATCGTATCATTGACTTCCCTTTGTCTAACTGCATAAATTCGGGTATAGACACAGTGGGCGTACTTACACAGTATCAGCCTCTCGTACTCAACGAGTACATAGGCAACGGTCAGCCCTGGGACCTTGACCGTATCCACGGCGGTGTCCATGTACTGCCGCCTTACCAGAAGGCAACAGGTGCCGACTGGTATTCCGGTACAGCTAACGCTATCTACCAGAACATCGGATTTATCGACAGATATGACCCCGAGTACGTTGTTGTCCTCTCAGGTGACCACATCTATAAGATGGACTATAACAAAATGCTGCAGTTCCACAAGAAGAAAGAAGCAGCTGCTACCATCGCAGTACTCGATGTTCCCAAGCACGAAGCAAGCAGATTCGGAATAATGATAACCGACGAGGATGACAATATCATCGACTTTGAAGAAAAGCCCAAGAACCCAAGATCCACACTGGCTTCAATGGGTATCTACATATTCACATGGGAGAAGCTGAGGGCTTACCTCATCGCCAATGAAAAAGACGAAACTGCTTCCAAGGACTTCGGAAAAAATATCATACCCGATATGAGAGAAGCAGGCGAAAAGCTGGTAGCTTACCGCTTTGACGGCTACTGGAAGGACGTTGGAACAATTGAATCCCTCTGGGAAGCAAATATGGATCTTATCAATCCCAACATCCCCATCGACCTCTATGACCCCAACTGGAAGATATATTCCAGAAACCCCGTATATCCCCCCCAGAGTATCGGCAAGAATGCGCAGATACAGAACTGTATGGTTACAGAGGGCTGTGTCATAGACGGCAGCGTTGAATTTTCCATGATATCCGACGGCGTTATCGTTGAAGAGGGCGCTGTTATATACGACTCTATCCTCATGCCCGGCGCAGTAGTCAAGAAGGGCGCTAAGGTAGAGTATGCCATCGTAGGTGAAAACTCAGTCATCGGCGAGAACTGTCAGATAGGCGCAAGACCCGAAACTATCGAGGACAAAGACAGCTGGGGCGTTGCGGTAGTAGGTCATAACCTGACTATCTCCGACGGAGCCAATGTTGTGCCAAAGGCAATAATCTACGAAAATATGTAA
- the glgD gene encoding glucose-1-phosphate adenylyltransferase subunit GlgD yields MEINMGNVLGLVFANMHDTTLGDMTKNRTMGSVMFGGRYRLIDFPLSNMVNSGISEVGVITKSNYQSLMDHLGSAREWDLARKKGGLYILPPFGNVESTLYRGRIEAIYGAMNFITHSSAKYVVLTDCDVITNIDYKPIVAKHIETGADITVVSHTGPYTSEDLKTATVLNTNDEGQVTSVLIQPELSGTCTCSLNMFVMSMEFIVDMIRDSIARGKVSFEKDILQERCNELKIMAYEYKYYFSKLNSTDTYFKANMDILDPENARKLFVPKRSIYTKVSDNAPAKYDLDSIVKNSLVADGCIIEGEVENCVLFRGVKIGKGTKVKNCILGQGTVVGDGAQMNYVITDKDVTVAPKHVLTSTADYQMYVSKGATV; encoded by the coding sequence ATGGAAATAAATATGGGTAATGTACTGGGTCTTGTTTTCGCAAATATGCACGACACGACTCTTGGCGACATGACAAAGAACAGGACTATGGGTTCTGTAATGTTCGGCGGAAGATACCGCCTGATAGATTTCCCTCTCTCAAACATGGTAAACAGCGGCATCTCTGAGGTAGGTGTTATTACAAAGAGCAACTATCAGTCGCTGATGGATCACCTGGGAAGTGCAAGAGAATGGGATCTTGCAAGAAAGAAAGGCGGACTTTATATCCTGCCTCCTTTCGGAAACGTTGAAAGTACTCTTTACAGAGGCAGGATAGAGGCTATATACGGCGCTATGAACTTTATCACTCATTCCTCCGCAAAGTATGTTGTACTGACCGACTGCGATGTTATAACCAATATCGACTACAAACCGATAGTTGCAAAGCATATCGAGACAGGTGCCGATATAACCGTAGTGTCACACACCGGCCCCTATACCTCAGAAGACCTGAAGACCGCCACCGTCCTGAACACAAATGACGAAGGTCAGGTCACCAGCGTGCTTATTCAGCCCGAACTCAGCGGCACCTGCACCTGCAGCCTGAATATGTTCGTAATGAGCATGGAATTCATAGTTGATATGATAAGGGACTCCATAGCAAGGGGCAAAGTTTCGTTCGAGAAAGATATCCTTCAGGAAAGATGCAATGAGCTGAAAATAATGGCTTATGAATACAAGTACTATTTCAGCAAGCTCAATTCCACCGATACATACTTCAAGGCTAATATGGATATCCTCGATCCCGAGAACGCAAGAAAGCTCTTCGTTCCCAAGAGATCCATATATACAAAGGTCAGCGACAACGCACCTGCTAAGTACGATCTTGACAGCATCGTAAAGAACTCTCTTGTAGCAGACGGCTGCATAATCGAGGGCGAAGTTGAGAACTGCGTGCTGTTCAGGGGTGTAAAGATCGGAAAGGGCACAAAGGTCAAGAACTGCATCCTCGGACAGGGTACTGTTGTAGGCGACGGCGCACAGATGAACTACGTCATTACCGATAAGGACGTTACCGTTGCTCCCAAGCACGTTCTGACAAGCACCGCGGATTACCAGATGTACGTATCCAAGGGCGCTACCGTATAA
- a CDS encoding glycogen synthase has product MNILYTASEGLPYSASGGLADVAGSLPAALNALGQDCRVVLPLYGSIRQELRDRLNYVTNFTVPVAWRNQYCGVFTGVENGVTYYLLDNEYYFARNGMYGFYDDAERYIFFSRAVLELIKFIDFKPDVINANDWQTALVPVYYDIFYRYQPGYEDIKTVFTIHNIQYQGQYGLELINDLMGIPLYHTDMLSYDGDVNFMKAAIEVSDRVTTVSPSYAWEILDPWYSHSLDRELVHHQYKLSGILNGISQTIYDPATDKNLAKNYSLNDRLGKLVCKKALCDELGIATGKEPIIGIVTRFVSHKGLDLIKYVFEDMIRLGYKFAILGSGEKIYEDFFTEMHYRYPDRVGLRLGFVPELSRRIYAGADMFLMPSQSEPCGLAQMIALRYGTIPIVRETGGLRDTIRDAGGENGNGFTFKSYNAQDMLNATVRARAYYDDKMRWGRLVSTAFKQDFSWERSAKEYIRLYEDI; this is encoded by the coding sequence ATGAATATACTCTATACAGCCAGCGAGGGACTTCCCTATTCCGCATCGGGAGGACTCGCAGATGTTGCAGGCTCCCTGCCCGCCGCACTCAACGCACTCGGACAGGACTGCCGCGTTGTACTGCCCCTTTACGGCAGTATCCGTCAGGAACTCAGAGACAGACTGAATTACGTTACAAACTTCACCGTGCCCGTAGCATGGCGCAACCAGTACTGCGGAGTTTTCACAGGTGTTGAAAACGGCGTTACCTACTATCTGCTCGATAACGAATACTACTTCGCCAGAAACGGTATGTACGGCTTCTACGATGATGCAGAAAGATATATATTCTTCTCCCGCGCAGTTCTTGAGCTGATTAAATTCATCGACTTCAAACCCGATGTGATAAATGCCAATGACTGGCAGACCGCACTCGTGCCCGTTTACTATGATATCTTCTACCGCTATCAGCCGGGATATGAGGATATCAAGACAGTATTTACCATACACAATATCCAGTATCAGGGTCAGTACGGTCTTGAACTTATAAACGACCTCATGGGCATACCCCTCTATCATACAGATATGCTGAGCTATGACGGCGACGTGAATTTCATGAAAGCCGCAATAGAGGTCAGTGACAGGGTCACCACAGTATCACCAAGCTATGCATGGGAGATACTCGACCCCTGGTATTCCCACTCTCTCGACAGAGAACTTGTCCACCACCAGTATAAACTCAGCGGTATTTTAAACGGCATATCCCAGACGATATACGACCCCGCCACCGACAAGAATCTGGCAAAAAATTACAGTCTTAACGACAGGCTCGGCAAACTTGTCTGTAAAAAAGCACTGTGCGACGAACTCGGCATAGCTACGGGCAAGGAACCCATCATCGGCATAGTTACAAGATTCGTTTCACACAAGGGTCTTGACCTTATAAAGTATGTTTTTGAAGATATGATACGCCTGGGCTATAAATTTGCAATACTGGGTTCAGGCGAAAAGATATACGAGGACTTCTTCACCGAGATGCATTACCGTTATCCCGACAGAGTAGGTCTGCGTTTAGGCTTTGTACCCGAACTTTCAAGACGCATCTATGCAGGTGCAGATATGTTCCTCATGCCGTCCCAGAGCGAGCCCTGCGGTCTTGCCCAGATGATAGCACTGAGATACGGCACTATCCCCATAGTCCGCGAAACAGGCGGTCTGCGTGATACCATACGCGATGCAGGCGGAGAAAACGGCAACGGCTTCACTTTCAAGAGTTACAACGCCCAGGATATGCTGAACGCAACTGTACGTGCAAGAGCGTACTATGACGACAAGATGCGATGGGGACGACTGGTATCCACCGCATTCAAGCAGGATTTCAGCTGGGAACGCTCCGCAAAGGAATATATTCGCCTTTACGAAGATATCTGA
- a CDS encoding TIGR04100 family radical SAM protein, with protein sequence MKKTAMTISYELWEKLYLNITNKCPCACTFCLRQNDDGAYGSDPLWLEHQPSLDEVIENLKTRDLSSYKEIIFCGYGEPTSELDILLGTAKYIRSVCDTPIRLNTNGLADLIHERNIEQDLKGLIDTVSISLNASDSEAYMAITRPKWKDKDCFAALLSFAENVKQYVPNVILTVVDVIGEEEIAKSQAVADSIGVKLRVRPLES encoded by the coding sequence ATGAAAAAAACAGCTATGACCATATCTTATGAACTTTGGGAAAAGCTTTATCTGAATATCACAAACAAATGCCCCTGCGCCTGTACATTCTGCCTCAGGCAGAACGATGACGGCGCATACGGCTCAGACCCACTGTGGCTTGAACATCAGCCGAGCCTTGATGAGGTCATCGAAAATCTCAAGACCCGCGATCTCTCATCCTACAAGGAAATAATATTCTGCGGTTACGGCGAGCCCACAAGCGAACTTGATATACTTCTCGGCACCGCAAAGTATATACGTTCTGTCTGTGATACCCCCATACGCCTTAACACTAACGGTCTTGCTGACCTTATACACGAAAGGAACATCGAGCAGGATCTCAAAGGTCTTATAGATACCGTTTCTATCAGCCTTAACGCATCCGACAGCGAAGCTTATATGGCGATCACCCGTCCTAAGTGGAAAGATAAGGATTGCTTTGCCGCTCTGCTTTCATTTGCAGAAAATGTAAAGCAGTATGTCCCGAATGTAATACTCACCGTAGTTGATGTTATAGGTGAAGAGGAAATAGCAAAGTCACAGGCAGTGGCTGACAGTATCGGAGTCAAGCTGAGAGTCCGTCCGCTTGAATCCTGA
- a CDS encoding HAD-IA family hydrolase: protein MSRYKVLLFDLDGTLLDTAPGIIRIVRYTMEKMGLEEPAEIRRFLGPPLFRSMKDFCGLDDERAWEAVRIYREKYPVDGLLESERFDGVEDLLGTLKDIGYVLGVATSKPEPFARNLLEHFDMAKYFTFIGGSGVDGARDTKREVIEYVLEALNVTDRSRVLMIGDRQHDIIGANECGLESLYVLWGYGSREEAKECGAPAIAETPADCRKYIMSQI, encoded by the coding sequence GTGAGCAGATACAAGGTATTGCTGTTCGATCTGGACGGCACACTGCTGGATACTGCCCCGGGCATAATTCGCATAGTAAGATATACTATGGAGAAAATGGGACTGGAGGAGCCTGCTGAGATAAGGCGGTTCCTGGGTCCTCCGTTATTCAGGTCGATGAAGGATTTCTGCGGTCTGGATGATGAACGTGCATGGGAAGCGGTGAGGATATACCGTGAGAAATATCCTGTGGACGGACTGCTTGAATCGGAAAGATTCGACGGAGTTGAAGATCTGCTTGGAACACTGAAGGACATCGGATATGTTCTCGGAGTGGCTACAAGCAAACCTGAGCCGTTTGCAAGAAATCTGCTGGAACACTTTGATATGGCAAAGTATTTCACGTTTATCGGAGGCTCCGGTGTGGATGGCGCAAGGGACACCAAGCGTGAGGTGATAGAGTATGTGCTGGAAGCACTGAATGTCACTGACAGGAGCAGGGTGCTGATGATAGGCGACAGACAGCATGATATCATAGGAGCGAATGAATGCGGACTTGAAAGCCTGTACGTGCTCTGGGGATACGGCAGCAGAGAAGAAGCGAAGGAATGCGGTGCGCCCGCGATAGCGGAAACACCTGCGGACTGCCGCAAATATATAATGTCACAAATTTAA